A part of Salvelinus alpinus chromosome 23, SLU_Salpinus.1, whole genome shotgun sequence genomic DNA contains:
- the coa1 gene encoding cytochrome c oxidase assembly factor 1 homolog gives MRVSTSKLQQMAIYTTLLTGAGCGTMYYLLQKNFSRSDYHRLALEQLKANQTAMDSLGAPPLKVHNIHLSDRHNRVEPYTAEIKIPVTGSKDGGYLYTSSVRDPQTLGWNLTQAVLQLREGQRIDLLTFTPPPNKTEGLETGNWSS, from the exons ATGAGGGTCTCCACAAGCAAACTTCAGCAGATGGCCATCTACACCACCTTGTTGACTGGTGCTGGCTGCGGCACAATGTATTACCTTCTGCAAA AGAACTTCTCGCGGTCGGACTACCACCGTCTAGCCCTGGAGCAGCTGAAAGCCAACCAGACAGCCATGGACAGTCTGGGAGCACCACCCCTGAAGGTCCACAACATCCACCTGTCTGACCGACACAACCGGGTGGAACCTTACACTGCTGAG ATCAAAATCCCAGTGACAGGATCTAAAGATGGTGGCTACCTCTACACATCCTCAGTAAGAGACCCCCAAACACTTGG GTGGAATTTAACGCAGGCAGTGCTGCAGCTTAGAGAGGGTCAGCGTATTGACCTTCTCACCTTCACACCACCGCCAAATAAGACAGAAGGACTTGAGACAGGCAACTGGTCCTCCTGA
- the LOC139550715 gene encoding biliverdin reductase A-like: MFGSVVVGIGTAGFVRIRDMLAPLPSSAAEKLSVKGFISRRILEEQQGVKQITIEDALRRDDIKVAFVCTENAAHEENIRAFLEAGKHVCVEYPMAMTHKTAVDLWDLAQEKGVVLHEEHIELLTADFKQLKKDIAGKKLEEGSLHFTGGPLKPGFGFPAFSGIARLTWLVDLFGELSVTAASMEEDQENKYMKMTTQLMTKEQKPLMWIEERGPGLPRVKNINFRFDSCTMTQLPPGAREPVGLFMQDLVLFSQKLLGQVPRDQLHAERHRVLHCLELADRIQQLSQQGQGSAQNA, translated from the exons ATGTTTGGTTCAGTAGTGGTGGGCATCGGGACGGCAGGGTTTGTGAGGATCAGGGACATGCTAGCCCCTCTGCCTTCCAGTGCAGCTGAGAAGCTCAGTGTCAAAGGATTCATTTCCAG GAGGATCCTAGAGGAGCAGCAGGGAGTGAAACAGATCACTATCGAGGATGCCCTGAGGAGAGATGACATTAAGGTGGCCTTCGTCTGCACTGAAAACGCTGCGCATGAGGAAAACATCAG GGCATTTCTGGAAGCTGGGAAGCATGTCTGTGTGGAATATCCTATGGCCATGACACACAAGACTGCCGTGGACCTCTGGGACCTGGCTCAGGAAAAAG GAGTGGTCCTGCATGAGGAGCACATAGAACTCTTGACAGCTGACTTTAAGCAGCTGAAGAAGGACATAGCAGGGAAAAAGCTGGAGGAAGGATCCCTTCACTTCACAG GAGGTCCTCTGAAGCCGGGCTTTGGGTTTCCAGCTTTCAGTGGCATCGCCCGGCTTACCTGGCTGGTGGATCTGTTTGGAGAGCTGTCTGTCACCGCTGCCAGCATGGAGGAAGACCAGGAGAACAAGTACATGAAGATGACCACTCAACTCATGACTAAAGAGCAGAA GCCTCTCATGTGGATTGAGGAGAGGGGTCCTGGCCTGCCCAGAGTGAAGAATATCAACTTCCGCTTTGACTCATGCACCATGACCCAGCTTCCCCCGGGTGCCAGGGAGCCGGTGGGTCTCTTCATGCAGGACCTGGTGCTCTTCAGTCAGAAGCTGCTGGGCCAGGTGCCCCGTGACCAGCTCCATGCCGAGCGCCACAGGGTCCTCCACTGTCTGGAGCTGGCCGACCGCATCCAGCAGTTGAGCCAGCAAGGccagggatcagcccagaacgcCTAG